Proteins encoded together in one uncultured Sphaerochaeta sp. window:
- the rpsL gene encoding 30S ribosomal protein S12 → MPTINQLIRKGRKTIVQKTKSPALEGCPQKRGVCTRVMTVTPKKPNSALRKVARVRLSNGIEVTAYIPGIGHNLQEHSVVLLRGGRVKDLPGVRYHIVRGAKDTLGVADRKRSRSKYGAKKPKA, encoded by the coding sequence ATGCCTACTATTAATCAGCTGATCAGAAAGGGTAGAAAGACCATTGTCCAGAAGACAAAGTCCCCAGCCCTCGAAGGTTGTCCCCAGAAGCGTGGCGTATGCACCAGGGTCATGACCGTAACCCCGAAGAAGCCGAACTCTGCTTTGAGAAAAGTCGCACGTGTGCGTCTTTCCAATGGTATTGAAGTTACCGCCTATATCCCCGGTATCGGACATAACCTGCAGGAGCACTCGGTAGTACTTCTTCGTGGTGGAAGGGTCAAGGACCTTCCCGGTGTTCGCTATCACATTGTTCGTGGTGCCAAGGATACCCTTGGTGTTGCAGATCGTAAGAGAAGCCGCTCCAAATACGGCGCCAAGAAGCCTAAGGCTTGA
- the rpsG gene encoding 30S ribosomal protein S7, whose protein sequence is MSRRTTAPVREVLPDPVYGSVIVEKFIRRMMYDGKKSLSTRIIYNAMLTIGEKTGEKPLDVFLKALDNVKPVVEVKSRRVGGATYQVPVEIRENRREALAMRWIIAAARSRNGHSMAEKLGAELLDAYQNTGSAFKKKEDTHRMAEANKAFSHYRW, encoded by the coding sequence ATGTCTAGAAGAACTACTGCTCCCGTCAGGGAAGTGTTGCCGGATCCCGTATATGGGAGTGTCATTGTTGAGAAGTTCATCCGTCGTATGATGTACGATGGAAAGAAGTCCCTCAGCACCAGGATTATTTACAACGCCATGTTGACCATTGGTGAGAAGACCGGTGAAAAGCCGCTTGATGTCTTCCTCAAGGCCTTGGACAATGTAAAGCCGGTTGTTGAGGTAAAGAGCCGCCGTGTTGGTGGTGCAACCTATCAGGTTCCTGTGGAGATTCGTGAGAATCGCCGTGAGGCCCTTGCAATGCGCTGGATTATCGCCGCTGCTCGTTCCCGTAATGGGCACAGCATGGCCGAGAAACTTGGTGCTGAGCTCCTGGATGCCTACCAGAATACCGGTTCTGCCTTCAAGAAGAAGGAAGATACCCACAGAATGGCAGAGGCCAACAAGGCTTTCAGTCATTACCGTTGGTAA
- the tuf gene encoding elongation factor Tu, with translation MAKEKFQRTKPHVNVGTIGHVDHGKTTLTAAITMHCAKLFGDKALAYDSIDNAPEEKERGITINTRHVEYQSTNRHYAHVDCPGHADYIKNMITGAAQMDGAIIVVAATDGAMAQTKEHILLARQVGVPCLIVFINKTDQVDDPELIDLVEEEMRDLLNEYGFDGANTPVVRGSAFNAMSNPDDPEQTKCLDELLDAMDNFIPLPERAVDQPFLMPIEDIFSISGRGTVVTGRIERGIIKVNEPASIVGIRDTRDTVVTGVEMFNKLLDEGQAGDNIGALLRGVDKKDVVRGQVLAKPKSINPHAKFSGTVYVLSKDEGGRHSPFFSGYRPQFYFRTTDITGTVTLPEDKQMVLPGDHTDINVELIHPVAMDKGLRFAIREGGRTVASGQVTEIVE, from the coding sequence ATGGCAAAAGAGAAATTTCAGAGGACGAAGCCACACGTAAACGTAGGCACCATCGGTCACGTTGACCATGGTAAGACTACCCTTACCGCAGCAATTACCATGCACTGTGCAAAGCTGTTTGGCGATAAGGCACTTGCTTACGATTCAATCGACAACGCCCCTGAGGAAAAAGAGCGTGGTATTACCATTAACACCAGACACGTTGAGTATCAGTCTACTAATAGACACTATGCACACGTTGACTGCCCGGGACACGCTGACTACATCAAGAACATGATCACCGGTGCTGCACAGATGGACGGCGCCATCATCGTCGTTGCAGCAACTGACGGTGCTATGGCACAGACCAAAGAGCACATCCTGCTCGCACGCCAGGTTGGTGTACCTTGCTTGATCGTTTTCATCAACAAGACTGACCAGGTTGACGATCCTGAATTGATCGACCTCGTTGAAGAAGAAATGCGCGACCTGCTCAATGAGTATGGCTTCGACGGTGCTAATACTCCTGTCGTTCGTGGTTCTGCTTTCAATGCAATGAGCAATCCTGATGATCCTGAACAGACCAAGTGCCTTGACGAGCTGCTTGATGCAATGGATAACTTCATTCCGCTTCCGGAGCGTGCTGTTGACCAGCCCTTCTTGATGCCGATTGAGGATATCTTCTCCATCTCCGGCCGTGGTACTGTTGTTACCGGTCGTATCGAGCGCGGTATCATCAAGGTTAACGAACCTGCTTCAATTGTTGGTATTCGTGATACCCGTGACACTGTTGTTACTGGTGTTGAGATGTTCAACAAGTTGCTCGACGAAGGTCAGGCTGGTGATAACATCGGCGCACTGCTTCGTGGTGTTGACAAGAAGGACGTTGTTCGCGGTCAGGTTTTGGCAAAGCCCAAGTCCATCAATCCCCACGCCAAGTTCTCCGGTACTGTATACGTACTGAGCAAGGACGAGGGTGGTCGTCACTCCCCATTCTTCAGCGGCTATCGCCCGCAGTTCTATTTCCGCACCACTGATATCACTGGTACGGTAACCCTGCCTGAAGACAAGCAGATGGTTCTGCCTGGGGATCACACCGACATCAATGTTGAACTCATTCACCCTGTTGCCATGGACAAGGGACTCCGCTTCGCTATCCGCGAAGGTGGTAGAACCGTTGCTTCCGGTCAGGTTACCGAGATCGTTGAATAA
- the rpsJ gene encoding 30S ribosomal protein S10, with the protein MAKERIRVRLRGFDIELVEQSSKAIVDTVVRAGATVSGPVPLPTRINKYTVLRSPFVNKKSREQFEMRTHKRLIDILDPTSKVMDALMKLELPAGVDVEIKQ; encoded by the coding sequence ATGGCTAAAGAGAGAATTCGAGTTAGGCTGAGAGGTTTTGATATTGAGCTGGTTGAACAGAGCTCAAAAGCTATCGTAGATACCGTTGTCAGGGCTGGTGCTACAGTGTCAGGTCCTGTACCTCTCCCGACCCGTATCAACAAGTACACTGTCCTGAGATCGCCCTTTGTCAACAAAAAGTCTCGTGAACAATTTGAGATGAGAACCCACAAAAGGTTGATTGACATTTTGGATCCTACATCAAAAGTCATGGATGCCCTCATGAAGCTTGAGCTCCCTGCCGGTGTGGATGTAGAGATTAAACAGTAA
- the rplC gene encoding 50S ribosomal protein L3 — MLGLIGKKVGMTQVFDAQGRLTPVTVIKIEGNVVVTDRNEEKNGYSAAVLGSIDKKKSTITKPYAGQFKEVCEPKQHVMEFRDYDREVAVGEVLGVDIFKDISFVDVTGTSKGKGFAGGMKRHGFKGGRATHGSKFHRDIGGTSMSSTPSRTFKGTRMAGHMGNERTTVQNLKVVRVDEEMQVLMVKGAIPGPAQSVVIVKKAIKK, encoded by the coding sequence ATGTTAGGGCTTATCGGCAAAAAAGTTGGAATGACACAGGTGTTTGATGCGCAAGGCAGGCTCACACCCGTGACTGTAATAAAAATAGAGGGCAACGTTGTTGTCACGGACCGCAATGAGGAGAAGAATGGATATTCTGCTGCTGTATTGGGTTCGATTGACAAGAAGAAAAGCACTATCACCAAACCATATGCTGGACAGTTCAAGGAAGTATGTGAACCAAAGCAGCATGTAATGGAATTCCGTGACTATGACCGTGAGGTCGCAGTCGGCGAGGTGTTGGGCGTGGATATATTTAAGGACATCTCCTTTGTGGATGTCACCGGGACTTCTAAAGGTAAGGGTTTTGCCGGCGGTATGAAACGACATGGCTTTAAGGGCGGTCGTGCTACCCACGGTTCCAAATTCCATCGCGACATCGGCGGTACGTCAATGTCTTCCACCCCTTCCCGCACATTCAAAGGTACTCGGATGGCTGGCCACATGGGTAATGAGAGGACGACGGTCCAGAACCTGAAGGTAGTCCGTGTCGATGAAGAGATGCAGGTCCTTATGGTTAAGGGTGCTATCCCTGGCCCCGCCCAGAGTGTCGTCATCGTCAAGAAAGCGATCAAGAAGTAG
- the rplD gene encoding 50S ribosomal protein L4 — translation METKVFSIDGKEVRTLVLNDEVFNREVSDGTIYYAVNSELANHRVGTASTKTRAEVRYSNNKPYKQKGTGNARAGDKKSPVRVGGGTIFGPKPRDYSITLPKKMKRLAMKSLLSMGVKEDRLVVVEDFSIESGKTRDLDKILKNFVEDESRTILILKDDDAMVRRAARNIPYLRVLSYNRLSAKELLYGRKLLVLEGAAKNLNEFYGDK, via the coding sequence ATGGAAACGAAAGTCTTTTCAATCGACGGCAAAGAGGTCCGAACCCTCGTGTTGAATGATGAAGTGTTCAACAGAGAGGTGAGTGATGGTACCATTTATTATGCCGTAAACAGCGAGCTTGCAAACCACCGTGTTGGTACTGCAAGTACTAAGACCCGCGCAGAGGTCAGATACAGCAATAATAAGCCATACAAACAGAAGGGTACTGGTAACGCACGTGCCGGTGACAAGAAAAGCCCTGTCAGAGTTGGTGGTGGAACGATTTTTGGACCCAAGCCGCGCGATTATAGTATTACCCTCCCCAAGAAGATGAAGAGGCTTGCAATGAAGAGCCTGTTGTCTATGGGAGTCAAGGAGGATCGTCTCGTTGTTGTAGAGGATTTCTCCATCGAAAGTGGCAAAACCAGGGATCTTGATAAGATTCTTAAGAACTTCGTCGAGGATGAGAGCAGAACCATTCTGATCCTGAAAGATGACGATGCAATGGTGCGCCGTGCTGCAAGGAACATTCCGTACCTGCGTGTTCTTTCTTACAACAGACTTTCTGCTAAGGAGTTGTTGTACGGGAGAAAGCTCCTGGTTCTGGAAGGAGCTGCTAAGAATTTGAATGAATTCTACGGCGACAAATAA
- the rplW gene encoding 50S ribosomal protein L23 yields the protein MRADQVIIEPVLSEKTNLAREGETKKYSFKVRMDSNKYQIMAAVKELFGVEVAACNVMIVKGKPKYSRGKGGSILGNTGNWKKAVVTLAKGDTIQAIEGV from the coding sequence ATGAGAGCAGACCAAGTTATTATTGAACCCGTCCTGAGTGAGAAGACCAATCTTGCTCGCGAGGGCGAAACAAAGAAGTATTCGTTCAAGGTCCGTATGGACAGCAACAAGTATCAGATCATGGCAGCTGTTAAAGAGCTCTTTGGTGTTGAGGTTGCAGCTTGTAACGTGATGATTGTGAAGGGCAAGCCAAAGTATTCCCGCGGTAAGGGTGGTTCCATCCTTGGTAACACCGGTAACTGGAAGAAGGCTGTCGTAACCCTGGCCAAGGGTGATACCATCCAGGCCATCGAAGGCGTATAA
- the rplB gene encoding 50S ribosomal protein L2, with amino-acid sequence MALKSYKPNTPGLRQKTTLVFSELTASKPEKSLTSGLNKKAGRDTFGRISVRRRGGGHKRAYRVIDFKRDKYGIPGVVKTIEYDPNRSANIALVFYADGEKRYMIAPRGIKVGTTVISGPEAPIQVGNALPLKKVPLGLVVHNVELTLGRGGQLVRSAGLGATLVAKEGDYVTLRLPSGEMRMVFGECYATLGQLGNEDHMNVTLGKAGASRHLGRRPKVRGVAMNPIDHPHGGGEGKTAAGRNPVSPWGKPAKGGKTRSKKKPSGAFIVKKRK; translated from the coding sequence ATGGCACTTAAATCATACAAGCCCAATACTCCCGGCCTTCGCCAGAAGACCACTTTGGTCTTCAGCGAGCTGACTGCCAGCAAGCCTGAGAAGTCGTTGACCAGTGGTCTTAACAAAAAGGCAGGTCGGGATACCTTCGGGCGCATCAGTGTTCGCCGTAGAGGCGGTGGCCATAAGCGTGCATATCGTGTTATCGATTTCAAGCGCGACAAATACGGGATTCCCGGTGTTGTGAAGACAATCGAATACGATCCGAACCGCAGTGCAAACATTGCATTGGTATTTTATGCCGATGGTGAGAAGCGCTACATGATTGCTCCCAGGGGTATCAAGGTTGGAACCACTGTTATCAGTGGTCCAGAAGCCCCAATTCAGGTTGGAAATGCTCTTCCTTTGAAGAAAGTTCCTCTTGGCCTGGTGGTGCATAATGTGGAGTTGACCCTCGGTCGTGGTGGACAGCTTGTCCGCAGCGCTGGTTTGGGAGCTACCCTGGTTGCTAAGGAAGGAGACTATGTCACCCTCCGCTTGCCTTCAGGCGAAATGCGCATGGTGTTTGGTGAGTGCTACGCAACCCTCGGGCAGCTTGGCAACGAAGATCATATGAACGTCACGCTCGGAAAGGCTGGTGCAAGTCGCCACCTAGGAAGACGGCCGAAGGTACGTGGTGTAGCAATGAACCCGATCGATCACCCACATGGTGGTGGTGAAGGTAAGACTGCTGCAGGACGTAACCCTGTGTCCCCATGGGGTAAGCCGGCTAAGGGTGGAAAGACCCGTTCCAAGAAGAAACCTTCCGGTGCATTCATCGTTAAGAAGCGGAAGTAG
- the rpsS gene encoding 30S ribosomal protein S19 produces the protein MARSIKKGPFIEKKLYKRIQESLKTNQKQMIKTYSRCSTIIPEMVGFTISVYNGKTWIPVYVTENLVGHKLGEFSPTRIFRGHASDKKVG, from the coding sequence GTGGCTAGATCAATCAAAAAAGGTCCTTTTATTGAAAAGAAACTGTATAAGAGGATTCAGGAGTCTCTTAAGACTAATCAGAAGCAGATGATCAAGACTTATTCCCGCTGTTCTACGATCATCCCTGAAATGGTGGGATTCACGATTTCTGTGTATAACGGAAAAACCTGGATTCCAGTATATGTGACGGAGAACTTGGTTGGACACAAACTCGGTGAGTTTTCTCCCACCAGAATTTTCCGCGGTCATGCTTCCGACAAGAAGGTTGGGTAA
- the rplV gene encoding 50S ribosomal protein L22 codes for MEDKQGYSATAKFLMVSPSKVRPVANLVRNKSYVEAVAILEAMPQKGSNLILKVLQSACANALDQNKKIDEENLVIKELQVNEGPRLKRVWPRSHGRRDILLKRMSHITVVVDEKASVRK; via the coding sequence ATGGAAGATAAACAAGGTTATTCAGCAACTGCCAAATTTCTGATGGTATCTCCTTCCAAGGTTCGCCCGGTCGCCAATCTTGTTCGGAATAAGTCGTATGTGGAAGCAGTAGCAATTCTTGAGGCTATGCCTCAGAAGGGATCAAATCTGATCCTGAAAGTTTTGCAATCCGCTTGTGCAAATGCGCTTGATCAGAACAAGAAGATCGACGAAGAGAATCTTGTGATCAAGGAGTTGCAGGTTAACGAGGGTCCAAGGCTCAAGAGAGTCTGGCCGAGATCCCATGGAAGACGGGATATTCTGCTTAAGAGGATGTCACACATTACCGTCGTCGTTGACGAAAAAGCAAGCGTGAGGAAGTAA
- the rpsC gene encoding 30S ribosomal protein S3 produces MGQKVNPIGLRLGVNKTWKSKWYVDPREYADTLHEDLKLRKALVECPEVQGAEISDVEIIRKPQRITIVITTSRPGIIIGSKGANVEKLGARLQKLSDKKVQIKIKEIKKPEADAQLIALNVARQLVSRGSFRRSMKMAVSKAMQNGAQGVKIRLSGRIGGAEIARSEWMKEGRIPLHTLRSDIDYGFTTANTSFGVIGVKVWVYNGEIYDRAVKNDAGGLVRKPTKSEGAEARS; encoded by the coding sequence ATGGGCCAGAAAGTTAATCCTATTGGGCTCCGTCTTGGAGTCAACAAGACCTGGAAGTCCAAATGGTATGTGGACCCCAGGGAGTATGCGGACACTCTGCATGAAGATCTGAAGCTGAGAAAAGCTTTGGTTGAATGCCCTGAAGTCCAGGGTGCTGAGATTTCGGATGTTGAAATCATCCGTAAGCCACAGCGCATTACGATCGTGATCACCACCAGCCGTCCTGGTATCATCATTGGTAGCAAGGGTGCAAATGTCGAGAAGCTTGGAGCACGCCTCCAGAAACTCTCTGACAAGAAGGTGCAGATCAAGATCAAGGAAATCAAGAAGCCAGAGGCTGATGCCCAGCTGATTGCCTTAAACGTTGCTAGACAGCTCGTGAGTCGTGGTTCATTCCGCCGCTCAATGAAGATGGCTGTTTCCAAAGCAATGCAGAATGGTGCTCAGGGTGTTAAGATCCGGCTCTCCGGTCGTATCGGTGGTGCAGAAATTGCACGCTCGGAGTGGATGAAGGAAGGAAGAATTCCTCTTCACACGCTGCGCAGTGACATCGACTATGGATTCACCACAGCTAATACCTCCTTTGGTGTCATTGGCGTCAAGGTGTGGGTGTATAACGGTGAGATCTACGATCGTGCAGTCAAGAACGACGCCGGTGGTTTGGTGAGAAAGCCGACCAAGAGCGAAGGTGCTGAGGCAAGGAGTTAG
- the rplP gene encoding 50S ribosomal protein L16: MLSPKRIKHRKKQRGTTDGVAHRGTTIAFGEFGLLALEPKWITNRQIEAARIAMTRHIKRGGKVWIRIFPDMPYTKKPAETRQGNGKGNPEGWVAVVKTGAVMFEMGGVPEELAREALELAASKLPIKTKFVARREVE, from the coding sequence ATGCTTAGTCCAAAGAGAATTAAACACAGAAAGAAACAGCGTGGCACCACTGATGGTGTTGCACATCGCGGGACTACCATTGCTTTCGGTGAATTCGGTTTGCTCGCACTTGAGCCGAAGTGGATCACCAATCGCCAGATTGAGGCAGCCCGTATCGCCATGACCCGTCACATTAAGCGTGGTGGTAAGGTATGGATCAGGATTTTCCCTGACATGCCCTATACCAAGAAGCCCGCTGAAACCAGACAGGGAAACGGTAAGGGTAACCCCGAAGGTTGGGTCGCTGTCGTGAAGACCGGCGCTGTGATGTTTGAAATGGGTGGCGTTCCTGAAGAGCTCGCTCGTGAGGCTTTGGAGCTCGCAGCTTCCAAGCTTCCGATCAAGACGAAGTTTGTCGCCAGAAGGGAAGTGGAGTAA
- the rpmC gene encoding 50S ribosomal protein L29 encodes MKNSYKDLTLDELVAKKEQLHKEYFDLRMGRVLGHVENPLAVRTVRRNIARVNTRIREYELGIRNVAK; translated from the coding sequence ATGAAGAATTCATATAAAGATTTGACCCTTGACGAGCTGGTAGCCAAGAAGGAGCAACTTCACAAGGAGTACTTCGACCTTCGTATGGGAAGAGTGCTCGGACATGTGGAGAATCCACTTGCTGTTCGTACCGTCAGGAGGAACATCGCTCGTGTGAATACCCGAATTCGTGAGTATGAACTCGGAATTCGGAACGTGGCAAAGTAA
- the rpsQ gene encoding 30S ribosomal protein S17 codes for MEANKKSFTGRVVSDKMDKTIVVAVSSRRLHPLYKKYVTTTKKVKAHDERNEANIGDTVRVLECRHISKDKCWRLVQIVERAR; via the coding sequence ATGGAAGCTAATAAAAAAAGTTTTACCGGCCGGGTGGTCAGTGACAAGATGGATAAGACGATTGTCGTTGCTGTTTCCTCAAGAAGACTGCATCCCCTGTATAAAAAGTATGTGACTACCACCAAAAAGGTGAAGGCACATGATGAGAGGAACGAGGCAAATATCGGCGACACCGTACGTGTTTTGGAATGCCGCCACATCAGCAAAGATAAGTGCTGGCGTCTCGTGCAGATCGTCGAGCGCGCTCGCTAA
- the rplN gene encoding 50S ribosomal protein L14 encodes MVQMQTYLNVADNSGAKRVQCIKVLGGSHRYVAGVGDIIVVAVKTALPNGAIKKGDVMKAVIVRTKKEYRRPDGTYIRFDDNACVIIDANNNPRGKRIFGPVARELRDGYMKIVSLAPEVL; translated from the coding sequence ATGGTACAGATGCAGACCTATTTGAATGTAGCGGATAACAGTGGTGCAAAGCGTGTGCAGTGCATCAAGGTTCTTGGCGGAAGCCATCGCTATGTTGCCGGTGTTGGTGACATTATTGTCGTGGCCGTAAAGACCGCATTGCCTAACGGAGCCATTAAAAAAGGTGACGTTATGAAGGCAGTCATTGTCCGAACGAAGAAGGAATACCGCAGACCTGACGGTACCTATATCAGGTTCGATGACAACGCATGCGTTATCATCGATGCCAACAATAACCCGCGCGGTAAGCGTATCTTCGGACCCGTAGCCAGAGAGTTGCGTGATGGGTACATGAAGATTGTTTCTCTCGCGCCGGAAGTGTTGTAG
- the rplX gene encoding 50S ribosomal protein L24 yields MKLKKNDTVMIIAGKDKGKSGKIVKVDREKERVVVQGANMVKKSMRKKNQQDKGGIVEIEAPIHVSNVAYVTGKGETTRIGYKFDESGKKVRYAKKTGEVI; encoded by the coding sequence ATGAAGCTTAAGAAGAACGACACCGTAATGATCATTGCTGGTAAGGACAAAGGTAAGTCAGGCAAGATCGTGAAGGTAGACCGTGAGAAAGAGAGAGTCGTTGTCCAGGGTGCCAACATGGTGAAAAAGTCCATGCGCAAGAAAAACCAACAGGACAAGGGCGGCATCGTGGAAATTGAGGCACCAATCCATGTTTCAAATGTAGCTTACGTCACCGGAAAAGGTGAAACTACAAGGATTGGGTACAAGTTTGATGAAAGCGGCAAGAAAGTCCGTTATGCCAAGAAAACCGGGGAAGTAATCTAA
- the rplE gene encoding 50S ribosomal protein L5 gives MEKFIPNLKKKYLETVAPALFEDFGYSSKMQIPALEKVVVSVGVGEAITNKKLLDAAVKELEQITGQHVLKTKAKKSIANFKVREGYEIGAMVTLRGENMWFFLERLISIALPRVKDFRGVKPNAFDGHGNYSLGITEQIIFPEIDFDKIERVSGLNVAIVTTAKTDEEGYALLAKLGMPFSK, from the coding sequence ATGGAAAAGTTTATACCAAACCTTAAGAAAAAATACCTGGAAACAGTAGCTCCTGCTCTGTTTGAAGATTTTGGCTATAGCTCCAAAATGCAGATCCCCGCTCTCGAGAAGGTTGTTGTCAGTGTCGGTGTCGGCGAAGCCATTACCAATAAGAAGCTCCTCGATGCTGCTGTCAAGGAGCTTGAGCAGATCACCGGTCAGCATGTATTGAAAACCAAAGCCAAAAAGTCCATCGCAAACTTCAAGGTTCGTGAAGGGTATGAAATTGGTGCTATGGTGACTCTACGTGGTGAAAACATGTGGTTCTTCCTGGAGAGGCTGATCAGCATCGCTCTTCCCCGCGTTAAGGACTTTAGAGGTGTCAAGCCCAATGCTTTTGATGGGCATGGGAACTACTCTCTCGGTATTACCGAGCAGATTATTTTCCCTGAGATTGACTTCGATAAGATCGAACGCGTCAGCGGTTTGAATGTCGCCATTGTAACGACCGCAAAGACCGATGAAGAAGGCTACGCCCTGCTTGCAAAGCTTGGCATGCCCTTCAGTAAATAA
- a CDS encoding type Z 30S ribosomal protein S14, whose product MAKKSMIVKAKREPKFSTRHVNRCRICGRPRGYMRQFDMCRICFRKLASEGQIPGVTKSSW is encoded by the coding sequence ATGGCAAAGAAATCAATGATCGTAAAGGCCAAGAGAGAGCCTAAGTTCAGCACCAGACACGTCAATCGCTGCAGAATTTGCGGCAGACCCCGTGGCTATATGCGCCAATTCGACATGTGCAGGATCTGTTTCCGTAAATTGGCTAGTGAAGGCCAGATTCCTGGTGTTACCAAATCCAGTTGGTAG
- the rpsH gene encoding 30S ribosomal protein S8 has translation MAVSDPVADMLTKVRNANMAKHEKVDVSTSKMKLQIVKILKNEGYIKNFKKVTKDGISYIRVFLKYDDNQSPVLHGIQRISTPGRRVYTGYREMPRVYNGHGVVVVSTSSGVITGKKATENKVGGELICSIW, from the coding sequence ATGGCTGTAAGTGATCCAGTAGCTGATATGCTGACTAAGGTTAGAAATGCTAACATGGCCAAGCATGAGAAAGTAGATGTTTCTACTTCTAAGATGAAGCTTCAGATAGTGAAGATTCTAAAGAATGAAGGATATATCAAGAACTTCAAGAAGGTGACCAAGGATGGGATTTCCTATATCCGAGTTTTCCTGAAGTATGATGATAATCAGAGTCCAGTGCTCCATGGGATTCAACGCATCAGCACCCCTGGCCGTCGTGTTTACACCGGCTATCGTGAGATGCCCCGTGTGTACAACGGACATGGCGTCGTTGTAGTGTCTACTTCTTCGGGTGTCATCACCGGGAAGAAGGCTACAGAGAACAAGGTCGGTGGCGAGCTGATCTGCTCTATTTGGTAA
- the rplF gene encoding 50S ribosomal protein L6 has protein sequence MSRVGKLPITVPQGVKVAINGGLINVEGPKGKLSCPTRPEVVINIKESEINVVPKDESKESNSFQGLYRQLVSNMVIGVSKGFSKTLMINGVGFRADLKANILTLNLGYSELIEVVLPQGITATVENPNKVTISGIDKQLVGQTCAEIRSLREPEPYKGKGIRYEDEVIRRKAGKTASAKK, from the coding sequence ATGTCCAGAGTTGGAAAATTGCCAATCACAGTACCGCAAGGGGTCAAAGTTGCCATCAACGGTGGTTTGATTAATGTCGAAGGTCCGAAAGGAAAGCTCAGCTGCCCAACCCGTCCTGAGGTTGTGATCAACATTAAGGAATCCGAAATTAACGTGGTTCCCAAGGATGAGTCCAAGGAGAGCAATAGCTTCCAAGGTCTCTACCGCCAGTTGGTTAGCAACATGGTTATTGGAGTGTCCAAAGGATTCTCCAAGACACTCATGATCAATGGTGTCGGTTTCCGTGCTGACCTGAAGGCCAACATCCTGACCCTCAACCTCGGGTACTCCGAATTGATTGAAGTTGTACTTCCCCAGGGAATCACTGCTACCGTGGAAAACCCCAATAAGGTTACCATCAGCGGTATCGACAAGCAGCTCGTTGGGCAGACTTGTGCAGAGATCCGTTCCCTCCGAGAACCTGAACCATACAAGGGTAAGGGAATTCGGTATGAGGACGAGGTAATCAGGCGCAAGGCTGGTAAAACAGCTTCTGCTAAGAAATAG
- the rplR gene encoding 50S ribosomal protein L18, translating into MNRVIDKRRKLARRKYHIRKHISGTASRPRMSVFRSNSHMYVQVIDDVAGNTLVAASTMEKELKGLKNTVADAAKLGETIGKRMLEKQIDTCVFDRNGYLFHGVVKSIADGARKVGVKF; encoded by the coding sequence ATGAATAGAGTTATCGATAAAAGAAGGAAACTTGCTCGTCGTAAGTATCATATTCGAAAGCACATCTCCGGTACCGCAAGTAGGCCGAGAATGAGCGTGTTCCGCAGCAATTCCCACATGTATGTACAGGTCATCGACGATGTAGCTGGTAACACCCTCGTTGCTGCAAGCACCATGGAGAAAGAGCTCAAGGGCTTGAAGAACACGGTAGCAGACGCAGCTAAACTCGGGGAAACCATTGGTAAGAGAATGCTCGAGAAGCAGATCGACACCTGTGTGTTTGATCGTAATGGCTATCTGTTCCACGGAGTTGTCAAGAGCATCGCAGATGGCGCACGCAAAGTTGGCGTAAAGTTCTAG